The stretch of DNA TGGCCTCGTGGTGTCCACGCCGCGGTCGGGTTTTTCTTTCCCTGctcaaaatctgaccttttTAAGGCTCTAAGCCATGCAGCCCTTCGTCCTGGTTCCGCAGGGATTctaaaaaacttctttctactGCCTTTATCCTTCCGGTTAGTACAATTCAGCGCACAACAACTGGTCGGCATGTTTGCGTTTCCCGCGCGCAACTGGTGGGCGAGGAGGGTTCAGCCCGGCCTCCTCGCCCAGCAgcagctttttgcctaccatgacgtcacgtgacgtaaccgtgacgtcagcgcgatcgctcgtatacgGACACTTCTCGATTAGTAGAAAGGATTTAAGGTTTATTTGTAAATGTCACTATATCTGTACGCCTATAAAACGCAATGTTTCCGTGAAGTAATTCGGAGACACTTGGATTTATCTAACAGGTTTTGGTGACTTACTTGAAAACGTTATTCCTACTTTCTAGGTCTGACGTTCTAACAAGTCGAGAAATTATGACTGTCTTTTCTAAACTTCCGAAGTGTACGCGACTGTGTCGACGTGAGGAAATATGACAACGTTGTCAAAAGAAGACGTGAGAACNNNNNNNNNNNNNNNNNNNNNNNNNNNNNNNNNNNNNNNNNNNNNNNNNNNNNNNNNNNNNNNNNNNNNNNNNNNNNNNNNNNNNNNNNNNNNNNNNNNNNNNNNNNNNNNNNNNNNNNNNNNNNNNNNNNNNNNNNNNNNNNNNNNNNNNNNNNNNNNNNNNNNNNNNNNNNNNNNNNNNNNNNNNNNNNNNNNNNNNNNNNNNNNNNNNNNNNNNNNNNNNNNNNNNNNNNNNNNNNNNNNNNNNNNNNNNNNNNNNNNNNNNNNNNNNNNNNNNNNNNNNNNNNNNNNNNNNNNNNNNNNNNNNNNNNNNNNNNNNNNNNNNNNNNNNNNNNNNNNNNNNNNNNNNNNNNNNNNNNNNNNNNNNNNNNNNNNNNNNNNNNNNNNNNNNNNNNNNNNNNNNNNNNNNNNNNNNNNNGGGGAGGGATGACCAAATGCATATATTTCAGCCCACACCAAGACAATTtttacagttactcaagcaacttgatagaatttggaaacagatgtttcagacagtctATTGTAAGTGAATGGAAAAGAATCTGTAACATATCAATTCAGATTTTTGCTTTTAAATCCTTATTCTCCAGTTACTCCAGATACACTGACTGGAGAGAGTGGAatactgtctgaaacatctgaccatttctaaattctatccagttgcttgagtaacagttgCTGTTACATTACATGTCTTactttacctggatgtctatccttcatcaACATGTCCTGACTGGTAAGGTCTTGAACCAAGCAATTGACTCAGTATAGACTTTATATATTTATGTTAGTATAATGAGCAGTTGTATCTTGCTCATGGCAACATTTCAACTGTGGTGTAAAAGGACTTACTTGTAAAATCAGTCTCTATGCTTTCAAGTTATCATTGAGGAGGCAAACACAATAAAATGGATTTCTGAATTTGAACTCTGAGATAAAAGTATAGACAACACATATTTCAGGAATGTGTAGAGGGACATTTCATCACCTTAACTGTCTCTATCTGTTCTTCCAGCAGTCTGAGGAGAGATACTGGTACAGTACAAGAGACCCTGTATGTTCTTCACCAGtaagtaatgttacatgtagaaaGAACCTACAATGGCACCATGGATAATCTAGCAGTGTAGAGGAAGGGGTTGCAGTTATTTATTTAGATGGGGTGTAAAGCCAGAATAGATCTCACAAATCAATCTGGTCTGATGTAGATTGTTATGTTATATTGAGAAAGTACAAGAGTTATATTCTTTGAAGCTGAATTAACTGATTTGTAGTAAAAGCAAAATTAGGAAcagtagaaataaaaatttcatTGAGGACTTTGGAAATATCCATGCTTGGTCAGACTTGGGCACTGTTCATGTATTTTTAGGACAGAAGAAAATTCACCTAGTTTATGGAATACTGTGTATTCATTCATTGCCACTGTTGGGGCAATATTGTAATCACTTTTCATGTTGCCTATTGAAGTGTCGAATTCCTTTTCACAATACTAgatgtactagtaatacagtTTCAGAATGGGTTTGCTTGAATTACTGCTTGCAGTTGATCACATGTGAAAGTGCCACATTGATTGTGGCATGCCTATATGGTGTTTCTGCATGAAGTCATATGATGGTTTGTATATCAATCCCCCACCACCTGTTATTCTTATTCCAGATTGTTTCTCAAGAAAAGGGAAGATGGCTCTCCATTTAACAGGTAAGACTATGGTAAGACTATGGTTTCTGTGTGGGGGCTAACATACACAGCAAACTTCACATTACTCAAGATAGCTTCTGAGGTAAATAAgtagaatgtacaatgtagtcatAGGCCGATCTCAGATATTTTTTCTCTCATTAAAAGAATCACATGTACCTTTCAGAATACGTTTCAATCCCCAGATGCTCATATAACAGTTCTTGTCTATGTAGTTATCAAAGTTTTCTACCTATTGCATGCAGAAActttccttgtccttggtgctgaatgaaaaTCTGCTTTAACATATATATAActccagttcacctttatctgcgggaaacctttatccattgttttaaaatcaGGGTATTCAAGGATATGAAGTGGATGAACAATGGATtcaatttgtaatattttccagatattgtacaaatgtagtttgaaGCCAAAGTCGCAATATGGACTTGATTTCCTTAATTCCAGTTACAACGGATATACTATTAGGTTACCCAGCAGAcacgtgcatgtgtgtgcacgGGCAGAAATGTTAagttatgtgtgtgtatgtaatcttttttacatgtatgtgtgtgtgtgtgtgtgtgtgtgtttatgtgttcgCATGagacaaggggggggggggagcattTTCCAGCTCGTTTGAAAGCAAATAGACTAATCCTTCCTAATTTACAGGGAGGCTGCAGAGCTTCTAGAGCTGGCTCAAGAGTAAGTTACAAGATCACTTTTAATTTCTTATTGCCTTATTCAAACTAACATCTAGAAGGTAAGAGtgtatgtgtaacacaccagctttgtgaGTATAAGGTGCAAGCTTAacattagagagagagagagagagaaagagtgcgggagagagaggggggcaTGAAACATAGTATCACGAGAAACATGTTTTTTGTAAAGTCATCGACagaatttattgttttgtattctcTCAAAAACAGGCAAGCTGAAGCTGCTGAGGATGACCTGGTCAGGACGTCCTTCCATAATGCAGAACTGCAGATGCTGCTGACTGATGAGAAGCTGTGAGTCTTTCAGTGTCTTCATCATTTGGTTCTGTTTCTACTGTtgaagtgcttaggccaggaactggccccttgctctTCTTTATCCAGTGTTGATAAGATAGACCTTCTCAGGATTGGacaagttttgtaaaaaaattacttccccaaagtaattttttttcttcctcaaaattcaaaatgtcacttttattatATGCATTTTTACTTCTTGCGATGGAATTCTTATCATTGCCtaattatttttctatgttgaccattgcttgataaagtagagtagattcatccctcaagctactgGCATCTTGCACATTGTAGTTGTCCCTCAGAGaaacatctggagccgcatagttcaattTTTCAACTTTACCCACACTGAACCTGAAACCTCAGACCATTTCCAAATAATATCCAATTGCTTCAGAAATTGCTATTTGACGTAGTCAGGCTGACTTGCCGTTTTTTGtcattagaaaaaaatagaCCACATGCACCTTTTCTGAATATGTATGGACTCCTAAATACTCATATAATAGTTCTTTTCTTCCTTGTCATCAATGTTTTTCCATCTATTGGATGCAGAAAatttccttgtccttggtgctgaatgagaaTCTGCTGTATGTGTATATTAGCAAACCACGTACATGTGTGTGCACGTGCACAAGTGCATCTATGTATGTCTGTGCGTGTATGTCataatgtgtatatacatgtatgtaagttcggtaacatgtatgtatgttatatatACCTATAATAAATTTGTGTGTGTTCCTGACAGGGTTATTTTGATGGTAGGGGAACATACCTTGAACGTTACAGCACAAGTCTTTGCGAATTGACCAACATTCCGCAGATCAattatatcaatcattttcggtagatttgactttgtcAGGGTCAATTGAACTTTGTTTGAGACAAtttagacaatgttacttggagagaaagattagtgggtactgaaatcataacttattgcttgtaacttattgcttggcAATTGGCCAGCATTTTCTCTAtggtggccacctgtctatagtggccatatttctcttgtcccttgagtggccgctatagacaggtttgactgtagactaATCCTTCCTAATTTACAGGGTGGCTGCAGAGCTTCTAGAGCTGGCTCAAGAGTAAGTTAACAGATCACTTTGATTTTTTATTGCCTAGTCATAAAGATCCAATACTACAATCAAGTGCTTCACTGATATTGTCAAACTAATATCTAGAGGAAGATGATATAGTATGTATAACACATCATCTTTGTAAGCATAAGGTGCtagtttatgtatatatatagagagagagagagcatcAATCATACTTTATCATAAGAAAGTTGTGTTTGTTAATTCATTGACAGAATTGATTGTTTGGAATTGTCTCCCCAAAACAGGCAAGCTGAAGCTGCTGAGGATGACCTGGTCAGGACGTCCTTCCATAATGCAGAACTGCAGATGCTGCTGACTGATGAGAAGCTGTGAGTCTTTCAGTGTCTTCATCATTTGGTTCTGTTCATACTGTtgaagtgcttaggccaggaactggccccttgctcctctccatcCAGTGTTGATAAGATAGGCCTTCTCAGGGTTGGACAGGTTTTCTAAAAAgattacttgcccaaaccaattgTTCACTTctccaaaattcaaaatgtcacttttattataaattatatgcatttttactcccagcaatggaattcttatttattatttttattgcctttatttttctatgttgaccattgcttaaTGTCATGACTAAAATGTAACAAGTATATGATAATCTCACAATCGATCGGGCAactggggtaggtcatgcacttgcctgatcagcactttcacttgtcctggacaatagggctagtggacttgtccaaccctgcttcTTGAAAAATATCAATGAAGTTTTTAGAACTATGACTGGAATGGTAATACTATGATCTGACACAATAAGCAATTTCGTATATTCATTACAATTTAttttaatgtacattgtacatttcattaTCACAGACAAGCAGACGATGCAAAGGTGCAACACAAAAGGTAAAAATATGAATTTCCAACTTTTcagttttggtccatcttttcaGACCTTGTTGTAATTATTGTAATTATAAGACACTTAATGTTAAGTTtgttacataccaaataccatgatAATGTTTGTATCTATTGCAATGAATAATTTTTTCTTTACTAAACTgtatgacttttttttaaacacagggAGCTCTCTCAGGCCCATGAAGACCTAGAAATGTGAGTAGttgtttgacatttttcctAGATAACTTATTAAATGTAGACTGATAGAACTGAAACTCATTTTGTATAAGGtgatttttcttgaaaagaaattgaattcAGAATGggaatttcaaaacaaatggcTATTTATGTAAAGCAATTCATAGTCATTAGTAAGTTAGAGTAGATGCACCTTATCTATTAGTTGTGGAAACCTTACATCTGAACAGAGAAATATAAAAAGGGATATCAATAAACGTGTCTTTATAAACACATCATAATTTATTATGTGCGCTTCATCATCTCTTAATCTATTAGGGCCATCTGTGACCTACAGGAGGAAAAAAAGAGGTTTGTAATCATTTTGACCACTTTTAGTACTTTTCAGTTTTGTTACTTATAAAAACATTGTTCAAAAACTAACTTCGTTTGAAAACTTtaagaagaaatgaaaactttttttgcactGATTTAACATCTTCAAAGAAGCACTGTTTTGTGAATGTATTTGCTTGCCTTTGTTAATGGAAGTTTATGATGTATTGTAGTATTGATACCTGCTTACTGTTCATACCCCCTGTAATGTCTGTACCATCTGTTGTGTCCATACCCCAGTAATGTCCACGTCCCCTGGAGTGCCAGACAGCATACTCCATTCAAATGTATCAGTGCTGTCTTTAGCATGTGTACCCCCGTGTTGTCCAAACAAGGCCTACTGTCTATAACGTTAGCCCCTAAGTTATATGTCCATAATTTATCTACTGTTACTCAGTATAGCTTCCCCCAAGTACTGTCTGTACCCCcttttactgtctgtacttCCTGTAATCTCCATAGCCCCTTAACTGTCCTTCTCCTCTGTATTGTCTGTACCCTGTTTGTGTTACATACTGCTTGTAgtgttcatatttgctgtatGTACCGTCACCTGTTGAGGTATTTTCTCATACTTCAAGTGTTCTTTTGGTATTAGCAGTATCTGTATTTGCTGTGAATTCTGTCTGTGCACCAGTTTACATTCCAATCCCATTATCTATGACAGGAGTGCCCAGAAGCACATCCTGATAGATGACTTGAAGGCTCAGGTCGCCATTCTAAAGACAGGAGGGTCCTGGTGAGTTATCTTCTGTgtctttttggcaacacctcggGAGCACTTTTTATTCCATAACatgaaacattcatattttttatttagTTGCTTTTAAATTAATATAACAGCTTGGCTAAAGGTAAAATAGTAAGTGGATATAAGTGGTTTTGCTTTTGTTGCACATTGTTGTATTATGtaattattgtattgtatgtatgtgttatttgtatgtatcctgggcctccatgaaaagcagtgtcagtcactgatgggagctaccctggtaaaagaacacagaaataaataaataaaatcatagTAATAGTTACATTAATGATGTTTTAATTATTTTCAGTTTCAGCAGTAGATATGAAGCCAGAGCCCACGTCTCACTTGAAGAGGCAGAAGCGATGGCATACAGGATCGCAGAACTGGAGGTCCTTTTGGAGGAGCAGCGGAAGTGAGTTGACTCAATATGAGAAATATAGGACAGTCACTATTATTTTGTCCATACATTCTTTCCTGGTCCTGTTCATGTATCTGTGGCATCACTGCAAATCCAGGCTCACATCTTGGTGTGCTTTGTACTCATTTCAATTTTGCTCTTGCCATTGTTGTGACTACTACTTTTGAATTGGGATGTTAACTTTGATTTCTTTGTGTTGTTGAGATTTGAATTCGTCAGAATGAGTATGATTAATTTTATTGCATTTTATGTTGCCCTACAGTGAAAACACCAAGCTGACAGCCCAGTTACAACAGTCTGAGGAAGAGAGTCTGCCAGATAACACAGAACAACAAGACCACTCTTTCCTGCCCGAGTGCTTCCTGGCTCACAGCGCCTCGCCCATTGATgaggaagagatgctgccagcagacatggaacacaaagaggactctttcctgcctgagtgcttcctggcccgctgcccctcaccaatgaatgacaaggaggaagggctgccagcagacatggaacacaaagaggactctttcctgcctgagtgcttcctggcccGCTGCCCCTCTCCAATGAATAACAAGGAGGAAGGgctgccagcagacatggaacacaaagaggactctttcctgcctgagtgcttcctggcccgctgcccctcaccaatgaatgacaaggaggaagggctgccagcagacatggaacacaaagaggactctttcctgcctgagtgcttcctggcccGCTGCCCCTCTCCAATGAATAACAAGGAGGAAGGgctgccagcagacatggaacacaaagaggactctttcctgcctgagtgcttcctggcccGCTGCCCCTCTCCAATGAATAACAAGGAGGAAGGgctgccagcagacatggaacgcaaagaggactctttcctgcctgagtgcttcctggcccgctgcccctcaccaatgaatgacaaggaagagatgctgccacctGACATGGAAtgcaaagaggactctttcctgcctgagtgcttcctggctCGCTGCCCCTCACCAATGAATGACAAGGAGGAAGGGCTGCCAGCTGCCATGGAATGCCACGAGGACTCTTTCCTGTctgagtgcttcctggcccGCTGCCCCTCACCAATGAATGACAAGGAGGAAGGCCTGCCAGCAGACGTGGAATacaaagaggactctttcctgcctgcAGAGTGCTTCCTGGCCCGCTGCCCCTTACCCATGGATGCcgaggtagacagacagacagctgaCACTGAACAAGACTTGAGCCCACGAGTAGAGAGTAAGGGATTAGCCAAATGGTTGAAAAAAGCAAAGAGGATGTTATGCTGTTGCAACAGTGTGAAAGAGGATTAAGAACATAATagtgtataatatatatttaaTAATGTAAATGATCTGTAAACATATATGCTGTCAAAGTGATGGTATCATATAATATACTGCAATGTGTTTTCCAGCGGTCTTATTTGTAAACAAGGAGAGATCTGAAATaattgtataaaaaaagaaatgaaaaatataatatttgtaTGGCCaattttatcaaacatttttaacATGAGAGAGACTCTATTTTCATGCCCAACAATTTTATGTCTGTCATAAGCATTGTCTGTGAAGGGGAGATGCAGTCTGACAATACATGTGTGTAGTGTGTACAAGGCTGTGCTGTATTTCTTGTTCTCTGAGCTTCATGACTGGTACAAttctaactagagttcaacgaacccatctcttcgccaaataatcatgcctttattcaagactttaaggtcttattcatgtattactaaatcatgcctttatttaagactttaaggtcttattcatgtattactaaatagtacctacccccaaaccccacaaatgctaccaaaacaagacctgattgtacaagatgacctgatagcacccctggtcaatcagaatttcaagcttttcagtgtccagctcacggcttgtcagtgtttcctccagcaaaaacatctgtcaaacagatgtgtccatagatataggtcaagtgagatacatgtatatacaaaacagtttatttctgttaattggccactgattacaattaaatgcatctttccatgtagattattattttaagtactcattctatctacataccaaaaaatcctgatgatccgtcaacacgttctcgagttattctcgttcaaagtttgaaaggaaatcggtgcctgcagttcccaaaaagccgctagggggtccaaactcacagcacttactctctgccccaagggctatctaccactcaaaaatcatgaccacagcatatccaaaacacgaagtgtcaaaaataaaagttttgctgcagtaccttaggcagtcactagggggcccattatcgaacttgaccttcgttttcttgacccccacccacctaccaaatatcatcaggatccattcaagggttctcgagttatcttgcttacagacaaacgcacttacatacaaatcccgctacagcgccgtaggtaagagccaggtaaaccattttcgcacttgaccttcctctccaaaaccgctacacacctaccaagtttcttgaaaatcgcccagctagattttgacttatgctgcccaaaacaaactgcaaaaaacataccaagctcgctgcagtaccgtaggaaaacgccaggtaaatcgttttcgaacttggcattcctttcgacaaccgctacacacctaccaaaaatcacaaagttccatccacaatttctcgagttatatgctgttgacctacatacagacccaagtcgacaaaaacatactcatcgccattggcgaagagaactAGTGTTGATCATATTTGATGTAGAAAAGTAAATCTTATTTCTCTGGAGGTTCcttaaataaaacaaaatgcgtCAGACTGCTGAAGTGTATTAGGAgcaaaaaaagagagaaaaggcCAAGAGAGCCTGTTATGGAGGCTAGGTTTTTTTGTACCTTACCCCAGGTTTCTGCctgccaaaaacaatgcaaatccATGAACCCCACAGCTGTTTGAATTATTCCCTTACAAAGCTAGCAACAAAAATacctgctgcagttccaaacttcCATTACTTACTCCCAGTCCCAAAAGCTATCCACTACTCAAAAATTAGGAACCTAGTGTTTCCACAAAgttttcccttaaaatttgaaTCTGCATTGCAGTACCGTATGTACTTGCTAGGAGGCCCACTAGTGACCCTATACCCATTCACTAGATATCATGTAGAATCATTAACAACTTCTGGAGTTATGttgtacacagacaaacacgcaTACATAATAGCCTGCTGCAGGACCAACGGAAAATGCCAGGTGAACCATTTTTGAACTTGTCCTTCTTTTTCACAACCGCTACTAACGTACAAAATATAATGAAGATCCATTGATCATCTAAGCTTCTCGAGTCCATAGCCAAACGTACACTTGAAAATACaaagcttgctgcagtaccgttggaaaatgccattttcaaacttgacctcCCTTTTTACAACTTCTACAtagctacaaaatatcatgaagatattCACAATATCCAATATCTCGCCACTACTGTATGATATCCACAAGCAAACGCACAAAAGTACAAAACTCACTGCAgcaccgtaggaaaacgccaggtaaactatttcccaaacttgaccttccttttcaaTTCACGACCTCTTATCTACTTATCCATAAAACACTATTATCATGATGAAGATTCATTCTCAGCCCCTCGAGTATGTGTtgtgcacaaacacacaaaaatatttagcctgctgcagtaccgcaggAAAACGCCACGTCAACCAGTTTaaaacttgacctttctttttacAATCGCCACAAACCGACTTAATATCTGCAGATACCGACTAGGGTGATTATGCAAGGACCTTTTTTGATGTTTCGGACTTCTTCATTTTACACAGGGGTGTCGGCTGAGAGAGTCCATTCCTGACAGTTATACAGAACAACACTCTGCTACTACTGCGCACGACATCTAACTTTGAAATAGTTAAACCACGAATATAAACAACTAAAAACTTGTATATCACTGAATCTGTTGTGGCATCAATGTGCCATATGGCCTATCGATTTTACAGAACTCTTGATGAATTTTGTTGATAAAAAACGAATCATTTTTAATCTTTGTGTATTTGtcgtcttttcagtcatacatgTGCTTGTATGCTtttcatgatattcccattatgaAGAAAAGGATGCAGAGACGCCGCCAACTCGATAAAAACCCgctaaacaaaaacacagtttctAATCTTCGTAAATGGCACTTGTGTACTAAAAATCGTTCTGTTATTAGATATGGCCGGAGCGCTAAATAAAGCATTGTTTTGATCCTAGCCGAGGCGTTTCCCTGTTGTAACATAACGGTTTATCACTTTAAAGGTCCTTTTTGTTCTCGATAATGCAAAAGTACGGATGTTAATTAAAGTACATACACTTTTACATAGCTCTACGTGGAAAGGCTGGAAGAATACTCAATATTTTCATGTCTTGGAGCAGTGTAAATAGCATCATCTTAT from Branchiostoma floridae strain S238N-H82 unplaced genomic scaffold, Bfl_VNyyK Sc7u5tJ_1465, whole genome shotgun sequence encodes:
- the LOC118407792 gene encoding oral-facial-digital syndrome 1 protein homolog, translating into MCNTPPLQAEVAEDDLVRTSFHNAELQMLLTDEKLVAAELLELAQEQAEAAEDDLVRTSFHNAELQMLLTDEKLVAAELLELAQEQAEAAEDDLVRTSFHNAELQMLLTDEKLQAEAAEDDLVRTSFHNAELQMLLTDEKLVAAELLELAQEQAEAAEDDLVRTSFHNAELQMLLTDEKLQAEAAEDDLVRTSFHNAELQMLLTDEKLQADDAKVQHERELSQAHEDLEMAICDLQEEKKRSAQKHILIDDLKAQVAILKTGGSCFSSRYEARAHVSLEEAEAMAYRIAELEVLLEEQRNENTKLTAQLQQSEEESLPDNTEQQDHSFLPECFLAHSASPIDEEEMLPADMEHKEDSFLPECFLARCPSPMNDKEEGLPADMEHKEDSFLPECFLARCPSPMNNKEEGLPADMEHKEDSFLPECFLARCPSPMNDKEEGLPADMEHKEDSFLPECFLARCPSPMNNKEEGLPADMEHKEDSFLPECFLARCPSPMNNKEEGLPADMERKEDSFLPECFLARCPSPMNDKEEMLPPDMECKEDSFLPECFLARCPSPMNDKEEGLPAAMECHEDSFLSECFLARCPSPMNDKEEGLPADVEYKEDSFLPAECFLARCPLPMDAEVDRQTADTEQDLSPRVESKGLAKWLKKAKRMLCCCNSVKED
- the LOC118407781 gene encoding peroxynitrite isomerase THAP4-like, whose translation is MPTSCCALNCTNRKDKGSRKKFFRIPAEPGRRAAWLRALKRSDFEQGKKNPTAAWTPRGHERVCSDHFISGNPSKDPADPDYVPSLFNLPTSASCNRSRNPVAKKDR